From the genome of Methanothrix soehngenii GP6:
CTCAAGCCCCTGATGAAGTTCGGGATAGAGAGCGTGCATATGGCCTCCATGCAGGCGGTGAGCGGAGCAGGCTATGAGGGAGTGCCATCCATGGCGATACTGGGAAATGTCATTCCCTATATCGGCGGGGAGGAGGAGAAGTGTGAGACCGAGCCCCAGAAGATCCTGGGCCATTTTGACGGGGAGAGGATCATCAACGCCAACTTCTCCATAAGCGCAAGCTGCCATCGGGTTCCGGTGATGGACGGCCATACCGAGGCCCTCTGGGTGAAGATGAGAGATAACCCCACCCCAGAAGAGGTGAGACAGGCCATGCTGGACTTCGATCCGGGCCTCGATGATCTGCCCACATCGCCCAAGAAGGCGCTCATCGTCAAGGATGAGCCCGACCGGCCCCAGCCCAGGCTGGACCGCATGCGGGGCAACGGGATGTCCGTCTCCGTGGGCCGGATCCGCTCAGGAATCAGGTTCATCTGCATGGGCCACAATACCGTGCGCGGAGCAGCAGGGGCGAGCATACTCAATGCCGAGCTTCTGGTAAAGAAAGGACTGCTCTAAATTGGCGGCATTTGAAAAGCAGTATGCTCTGATCGAAACATGTTGATAATAGCCTGGGAGTTGACGGCCGCCTGCAATTTATCCTGTCGGTATTGCCGCGCTTCTGCCTCTCATGAGCCGGACCAGGGCGAGCTGGACACAGATGAGGCCAAAAGGTTCGTAGAGAGCATTGCTCCCCTGAAGCCGATGCTCATCCTCAGCGGGGGAGAGCCTCTGCTGCGGCCCGACCTATTTCAAATCATCAGGCTTGCCGTATCTCTTGGCATCCGGGTCTCATTGGCCAGCAACGGAACCCTGATAACCTCGGGGCTGGCAGAGGAGATTGCCGACTCCGGGGTATCACGGGTGAGCATTAGCCTGGATGGAGCGGACGCAGCAATGCACGACCATGGCCGGGGCCAGGGGAGCTTCGAGCGGTCGATTAAGGGAATAGAAAATCTCCGCGGCCGGGTCGACTTCCAGATCAACTTCACAGTCACCCAGAAGAACCAATCCGAGCTCATCCGGATCTTCGACTTGGCGGAGAAGCTGGGTGCAGCTGCGCTTCACATCTTCTTTCTGGTACCTACGGGCAGGGGAAGGGAGGAGGACGTCATCACTCCCGTGCGGCAGGAGGAGATGCTCCGCCAGATCGAGGGAGAGATGGATCGAAGGACATTGGAGGTGCAGGTCACCTGCGCTCCCCAGTACGCCCGCTTGAAGAAGCCGGGTCATGGAAGAGGAAGCGGAGGATGTCTTGCCGGAAGGAGGTTTGTATTCGTATCCCGCAAGGGTGAGGTCTATCCCTGCGGCTATCTTCCTCTCCGGGTCGGAAGCGTCAGGGAAAAGAATTTTATAGAGATATGGGAGAACTCTCCCGAGCTTCAAGCCCTGCGTGAGGGAAGGCTGAAGGGAAAATGCGGCCGGTGCGAATTTTCCCGAAGCTGCGGCGGCTGCCGGGCCCGGGCCTATGCCCTGACTGGGGATTATCTGCAGTCCGATCCTTCATGCCGCCTGGAGGCATAAGGATGGATGAGATCGATCTTCGGCTGCTTTCCCTGGTTCAGGTGGGATTCCCTCTGACTCCCAAACCCTTCGAGGATCTGGGAGGACTCTTAAGCCTTGAGGAGAAGGAGGTCATTGAAAGGCTGGACGGTCTGCAAAAAGAGGGGCTAGTGAGGAGGATCGGCCCCATCCTCGACCTGCGCAGGCTGGGACGGAGCGGAATTCTGGCCGCTCTTCAGGTCTCCCCAGAAGAAGCGGATGGTTTGGCTGAGTTCGTTAATCAGTACCAAGAAGTCTCTCATAACTACCTCCGGCCAAATGAGAGCGGCTACAATATGTGGTTTACCGTCTCAGCAACTGAGGAGCGCATTCAAGAGGTGCTGGAGGAGATCAGAAAAAGCACCGGGCGAAGGATGCTTGTTCTCCCCACGGGCAGGATATTTAAGATCGGAGTCAAATTCGATATAATGTGTGAAGAGGAGGAATAAT
Proteins encoded in this window:
- a CDS encoding Lrp/AsnC family transcriptional regulator, yielding MDEIDLRLLSLVQVGFPLTPKPFEDLGGLLSLEEKEVIERLDGLQKEGLVRRIGPILDLRRLGRSGILAALQVSPEEADGLAEFVNQYQEVSHNYLRPNESGYNMWFTVSATEERIQEVLEEIRKSTGRRMLVLPTGRIFKIGVKFDIMCEEEE
- the asd gene encoding aspartate-semialdehyde dehydrogenase, encoding MAKIKAGVLGATGAVGQRFIEGLKSHPWFELTSLAASERSAGKKYREAAKWRLESELPDDIAEMTVVNVDPREVDADIVFSALPAADAMSVEPAFAAAGCAVASNTSSYRMVEDVPLLIPECNHEHLDIIKVQREKRGWEGFLTTNPNCTTIMFTLPLKPLMKFGIESVHMASMQAVSGAGYEGVPSMAILGNVIPYIGGEEEKCETEPQKILGHFDGERIINANFSISASCHRVPVMDGHTEALWVKMRDNPTPEEVRQAMLDFDPGLDDLPTSPKKALIVKDEPDRPQPRLDRMRGNGMSVSVGRIRSGIRFICMGHNTVRGAAGASILNAELLVKKGLL
- a CDS encoding radical SAM/SPASM domain-containing protein, producing the protein MLIIAWELTAACNLSCRYCRASASHEPDQGELDTDEAKRFVESIAPLKPMLILSGGEPLLRPDLFQIIRLAVSLGIRVSLASNGTLITSGLAEEIADSGVSRVSISLDGADAAMHDHGRGQGSFERSIKGIENLRGRVDFQINFTVTQKNQSELIRIFDLAEKLGAAALHIFFLVPTGRGREEDVITPVRQEEMLRQIEGEMDRRTLEVQVTCAPQYARLKKPGHGRGSGGCLAGRRFVFVSRKGEVYPCGYLPLRVGSVREKNFIEIWENSPELQALREGRLKGKCGRCEFSRSCGGCRARAYALTGDYLQSDPSCRLEA